The Melitaea cinxia chromosome 9, ilMelCinx1.1, whole genome shotgun sequence DNA segment taaGGATTTGAGGGACACGTCCTATCCATTTAAGGGGATTTGCGACATTCTCGTGCAAGGCATCACAATAAGACTCGAACAAAATACGGCCATAGCTTTTAAATTGTAGATCTGCTATCGAACATTATATgcgaaatttaaaagttttgtttcgtaaaagttttatttatagaaattaaagtataatattttttataattaaccttcagaaaattataaataattagcaTATCACCTCTGAAAAGTTTcagcagattttttttataatacgcaagaattttaaaaatgtgtgtactgcaattagattaaaaataaatatattattcttcacgaaataaaaaatagattatcCATTTCTACAAGAATAGTCCAAGCATAAACGATAGGTACATATAGTCTACCGTTTTCGATTCAAGGCGAACCGTTTCTACTATTCAGTACCGAACAAACGTGACTTGCTAAATTCACTTTACTATTAATCTAATAGGTCCTTTTCACGGTAAATTGCGATTCAATGTGAgaattgaacaaaatatttttaaaatcatgaaGAAATTGTAAATAACTCCTAAAATAGCTATATAAAGTTAACTCTATCTATCCAGCCCATTATAACGTTTTCTTGATTTTATTCAAGTCGTAAATCataacgaaaataatttaagtagtaCAAATTCGGAAGAAAATGATCCCACGCAATGagcaatacaaaaatacaaattacgCCAAGTCGAAGACAGGAGTTGCATATCGAATGAGCGTAGGGCGAAGTTTCGCTTATTAGATCACCGTCAACGACGATATGAGAAAGCACCGGCGACAAAAACCTCGACCGAGGACATATTGCGGCCGCCATATTGCTGGGAACGTTGCAAACTTGCAGCATAAAGTTTACTGTggtctacatttttttttcttttttttttcttataagtaAGGCGAGCGGCAAGTTGCGATCACGCTTACTGTTTTATTAGTTGCGACGGGATACTTCCAAATGCCCGACACGAGCTCTGATATCGTATGATAACATTTCCGAACTTTTAGTCGAGTTACGGGCTTCTTATTCGAAACAAAGACAAAATGTAACAGTTAGGTAATTTTGCTAATGTTTCTGTTGAAGTAGTAATATTTTCTTGAATTGTATGTTCATAAATTGTATATGAAGTTCAGATCAAGTTGCACATAATAGAATATTATTACAGAAACCTGACTTATAAAGACAAAGATTTAACAATACGGCGTGCAAATGAGGTAGTTAACAAAAAGActgatttaactgaggtagggcacagcaggaaatatcctccTCAAAaagtggagcagcccgattggggaagtcCTACAGAAGATAACAACTAAATAGTATTACTTTCTGGCAGTGTCTGATCGGAGTAGGGGTGGCAAtgtgtttgcgatgcttctggtgttgcaggcgtctattatACTCgacaatcgcttaccatcaggtgagccgtacgtttgtttgccgacctagttgtataaaaaagaagcGTTAAAACTTATTTCTATTATGAAAGACATATAGATTTAGTATCTTCCCTTCTTAGCGATATATATTATACCAGGCTCCCGAAACCTTTACGTTAAAATCTATGTTATATTCACAATTTTATCTCGGCTTTTAAATATACAGCTCATCCTAACtcattttttctttgtaaatatggaCATCACTTTTTTAACAtgcaaacaattaaatatatataaactaaatcacaaaaagtaattttaaacgaaatttttgataatatttcagCTAATGTTCAAAATAATGGCGTGAATACACAACTACAGCGTTTTACTATATGCATCTGCAGGATTTATTACGACCATAAATTGATATGACCCAAGCAATAAAGAATTCATACAATTTGAAAGCTTCTAGATAATTCTCAACAAAATAAGGCTACATAAAATTCTtggtcataaaaatataaagttttcttacctattaaaacatttttataccaATTCGCTGGAAATATACAAACGGAAAATGTAAATGAAGTGAGGGCTGCAACGAACTGTTATAACGGAACTGTCCATCATATTGAACTGATACGATAAACGTATAGCGCGGCCGAAATGATTGATCTAGGGATTATAGCAATATCTCACCGCATATCTCACAAGACTAAATTATCGAGataagttgtattacttttactttaaattgttGGTCATTTGCgttaacatatacatatgtataagtATACTTATATTGTTTCAAACATGAATCTCGATGTAAATAGCTCATAGAACTAGAGTTCGAGTATGTACgtagataaaatattatgtctATCTTTATACTACTATAGCTAGTGGTGTACGGTATACACCGTCAACGCAATAAATCATCCTGTAACTCGGAAACTTTCCATTTGAACCCATTATATTGATGGCGTATGTCAGCACTACGGTTTCCAATCTACAGTGGTATGAAAAGAGTTTTGTATAGACGCAGCTAGTTAACTTGttttaggtacataaaaaagaaaagtataagctaatttttaaccgactacgaCAAAGTTAAACAATGAGTTTACCTATCATTTCAGAATGTGTACATATGCCTTCAGTTTCAACATATCTTCTAAACATCTCAAACATATCATTATTAGACAAGTACGATAATTTTAGAAGCGTCTAAGGGATTCGTCAAATTTTGATTTAAGACTTTAGACAGACTTATCCCGTTTTATTTACCCGCGACCTGCAAGAGACACTCGTTGCACGCttggtaaattttaaattcactcATCAAAGGTTATTGCACTTAATACATTCACCAAAAATAGAAGTAATCTGTTGCATTTTTGTCAATATTCTAttaataatcttattttattttttacttttcgcattcagcctgtaacatcccactgctagacataagcctctttctcggAGAAGTACTCGTCGAAAAGACAAGAgagaatttaaaaaagaatttaattaatataattatgttataattttctttttaatgtatgtaactATGTAATGTTAAATCTCTAAATCTTTGCTATAAAGGAAACTAGCAAGCCATTCCCCAATacctttttattactttttgtacttataataaacaaaaactgaCACAGTTTTGTGGCAAAAATgctattacaattattttgtcCCCATACGTACTAATAGAGGAACTTTTTCATAAAAACTTTTACTAATAATGCGTGAAATATTCATGAATAAAGTCTTTCCGCTATTTTGTTTGTACGAAAAATGATTAGATTGGTAGTGTCCGAGGAGATCCCGGGGGAGGCAAGTTTGATTGCTGAGCAGACTCGGCGTCCACCACAGTTGTCTGTTGAAATGAATACATTAATCCATTTTCATACGCCAAGCTCATCGTGGacttaacataaatatatacctactatttttaaaaactttcttGATTAATGTATAATGTTGATAAAATGATAAGTTTATAAAACTCAAGTTATCCTTAAATAGCTAAATACGAAATTTTCCTTACAGATTAATAGTTAGTctctatttgtatataaatatgtaactacACTACACCAGCAATATCTCGTGGTTTTACCGGCAAAACTCTtaatacgtttaaaaatatacatataatttgtCAGCCTTCATACTATGGTTCATTCTAATCATTGTAGAAGAAAACTATTGCGTTAAAGACTAATTATATATCCGCCCTCACAAATTTTtgcacatataaaatataataatgcacTTTGTAACACTTAATGTACCTATTAGTAAATTTAATGTGAACTATTTTAACGATTTTAACAGCAACGTATTAAGAGTGCGATGACTCCCCCAGCGCCAAGCAATAAgcttataacaaaatatatgaaGTAACCCGTAGATATTTGTGCGGATCGACATCACTAGACGACTTTATATCGATGTCATCATCTCTGAGCACGTTGActgtttaaataactttatttgggCTAATTTTAACCAAAAAGGgcttttttgtaaaagtaaatatttacatgcaATAATCCTACACATATGTAACAGGTATATTACCTATGATAAAATTAACTGAATAAAACACCGTACTATATTACGTAAAAAAACAAGTTTCATTAAATTCATATAAAAGGTGAAGAGTGAACTGAATATATTCCAGTACCTATAACTAATTCTACTATCCtagaaataaattgttaataaaaacataatttggtTTAAAGTTGGAGCAGCTGCGTTTTATACTTTcgataaatagatttttaaggGCTCTTGATGAGAACGCCAAAGGCGTTTATATTGCATAAGCATTTTCTAGTAACTTTGCATTGTGTATAGGTGGTACTTTACATGAAAAAGATTCTATATATGCAAAATATCAGAAACGCTTTGATTACATAAACATCTTTCTTTTCCAGACGCTACCATGACGATGCATATCCTTTCGATGGACGCGGATCAGTCCTTGCGCACGCCTTCTTCCCAGGAACGGGCCGCGGTGGTGACGCCCATTTTGATGACGACGAGTTATGGTTGTTACAGCCAAATAATGACGACGAGGAAGGTAAGaacgaaataattttactttcaatttaattataaaaattaataaaatttaaattgttcgaGAAATTCGAAATAGAATTGAATTTATCATAATATTCTTTTGAATTATCCTAAATAGAAAGGTATATAAAGGATTTAACgtgtttattataagtattaatgCTACtcattttagtttataaaattcttctttaatcgacaaaacgaCTGTACTGTGCAAGAATCCACTAGatgctaattattattttagccgcactatgaataaattttaatttttaaattaatacatttataagcTAATTCACAAAGACATTTGAGTACCTACGAAGCATTGCAAGATGCATAGGCAGTTAATCAACCTGGATATTAAGCTTAGATACACTATGTTAGACATGACATTGTATATTCTCAGCTAAGAACCTGTAATACCTACCTATTAAATCATGTCATCATCAAACAATAGATGTTTCCTTATTAAATTTGTAGCGCTGTTGTAAGTTACATAAGTAATATTTACCTAAGTAAGTTTTTGTATTGGCCTTTAATTGAAAACCAGTAAcagtttattttacaataagttAAAAGCGTCGTTATTGAGCTAGCTAGTTAATTAACCTGTATCGAAGCGGTAGGTTTTCCGCGAAATTTCGCCGGAAATGAGCATGTCGCGGTCAGCTGTTTTGACACGCAAAAAGCTAGGTTGGACTATCAGAAGTACCTATGAGACTCGCGCATTGTATTATGTGTAGTtacattataaacaaaatttaattgaagGGTATAAATAGTTAGTAGTGTATAACTACGAAATTGTATGGCTTAAATAAACGGTTTAGGGttgtttttgctttttttttacaatcaatAGTTATACCAGAAGATGTTtggaaataacaataaaattttccaAAGCGGGTAATATTGTATTAAGTCTAGACTCTAAGCGATTATTGTAGGTATATCACTACAGCGCCGACGTAATCCCATTCGATGCATGTATTACAAATACGATCGGAACCCAATACGAGGCTCAACCGCAGTGCCGACACACTGAACACAACTACCGTGCTAAGGTCGGCCTGTAACACCACACGCGTGATAATTCACCCGAACAACGGATATGTCCACGCTTCGTGTTGTATTTCCACAAACATGTTCAAACATTTACCAATATTAACGCAATGTTTTATAGGAACGTCGTTGTTCGCTGTTGCCGCTCATGAATTTGGACACTCGCTCGGTCTCAGTCACAGCTCAGTAAAAGGAGCGCTTATGTTCCCATGGTATCAAGGGATACAGCCAAATTTCGTTTTACCCGAAGACGATAGAAATGGCATTCAACAGATGTATGGTAAGAATaatcattttgtaaaaaaattctatatcgACGAATGGTTCTTAATGATcatgttacttattttttttttaggtccTAAAGTAAAGAGAACGTGGGCAAAGATTCCGTATTATCGACCGGTAGAAACTCCACCTCCGACAACAACAACGACTACGACTACAACTACAACAACAACGAGGAGACCGTATATATACCAGCATCACCCTGAACGGCATCCAAACCACCGTCCTTATACTCCCTATCCACGCGCTCCTAGTAAATACCCGACATATTATCCCGAAAGACCAAGCTACCCTGACAGGCCGCATTACCCTGACAGAAATTATCCAGATCGGAATCCTTACTACCCCGATCGTCGACACTACAACACTACTGAAGAACATCCTCGACGAACTAACCACAACCACTATCCGCGGCCTACCGAAACTACTACACATGGAACTACCTACCGCCCACGATATCCCCATGTTCGTCCCGAATACCCAACTCATCCTAGGCCCAATTATCCAACTGACTCTGGCCAAGATTACCCGAAGAAAAAACCTTATTATCCCGTGAAAACGACTACCGTTAAACCCACTACACCATCAGACAAGGATAAACCTGATACCTGTGACACTACTTACGATGCTGTATCCCTTATTCGCGGCgaacttttcatttttaagaaCAGGGTAATTATAAATCTTTTCTCCTTTACTTTTATATgcattgttaatatttaattatgttgaataaattataatgtattattatttacagtatCATTGGAGGATAGGAGCAAATGGTCGATACCCTGGATACCCGATTGAAATATCAAGAATGTGGCCAGGACTACCACGAAATCTCACTCATGTTGATGCTGTATATGAAAGACCTGATCATAAAATCGCTATTTTTGTTGGTATGacatacatttatacatttCTAAAAAGGCTGATTGTTATGTcgaatttctattttaaatcaCAACTTATTTTTAGGTAAGCAACTGTACTTGTTCGATTCACAATATTTAATTCAAGGATATCCTAAGAGCTTAGCGCAGCTCGGTCTACCCGAAAGTCTGGAAAAATTAGATGCAGCTATGATTTGGGGGCACAACGGGAAAACATATTTCTATAGTGGTTCAATGTATTGGAAGTAAgtataaattgattatttttcaaaaaaaccTTTCTCGAAGTGTTGTTGACTtgactattataataattttaattctttttttttttaagattcgaTGAAGATATTGGTCGAGTTGAATTAGATTATCCTCG contains these protein-coding regions:
- the LOC123656593 gene encoding matrix metalloproteinase-2-like — its product is MPIQQSCIKSQRQDEPSQLVKELCTSSHSILCLSQVRRPSQLDPHGTRSVLARALDVWEQASRLTFTEVNSDEADIVVSFAKRYHDDAYPFDGRGSVLAHAFFPGTGRGGDAHFDDDELWLLQPNNDDEEGTSLFAVAAHEFGHSLGLSHSSVKGALMFPWYQGIQPNFVLPEDDRNGIQQMYGPKVKRTWAKIPYYRPVETPPPTTTTTTTTTTTTTRRPYIYQHHPERHPNHRPYTPYPRAPSKYPTYYPERPSYPDRPHYPDRNYPDRNPYYPDRRHYNTTEEHPRRTNHNHYPRPTETTTHGTTYRPRYPHVRPEYPTHPRPNYPTDSGQDYPKKKPYYPVKTTTVKPTTPSDKDKPDTCDTTYDAVSLIRGELFIFKNRYHWRIGANGRYPGYPIEISRMWPGLPRNLTHVDAVYERPDHKIAIFVGKQLYLFDSQYLIQGYPKSLAQLGLPESLEKLDAAMIWGHNGKTYFYSGSMYWKFDEDIGRVELDYPRDMAMWKGVGYNIDSVFQWKDGKTYFFKGKGFWKFNDLQMRVEHERQYPSAPFWMACPTERAGRRAPFRAPAAPGSTLRSPSAASTHAYNVLIYFASLFLIVIRYCQF